Proteins co-encoded in one Medicago truncatula cultivar Jemalong A17 chromosome 8, MtrunA17r5.0-ANR, whole genome shotgun sequence genomic window:
- the LOC11444029 gene encoding cytochrome P450 86A8, with translation METCTALLLLTAITAYLLWFTFISRSLRGPRVWPLLGSLPGLIENCERMHDWICDNLRACGGTYQTCICAIPFLAKKQGLVTVTCDPRNLEHILKTRFDNYPKGPTWQAVFHDLLGDGIFNSDGNTWVFQRKTAALEFTTRTLRQAMARWVSRAIKDRLCTILKKAEVQGEPVDLQDVMLRLTFDNICGLAFGRDPQTCATGLPENGFAAAFDRATEATLQRFILPEVFWKVKKWLGLGMEVGLSRSLAFVDQHLSSVIEKRKVELLSQQKDGSLLHDDLLTRFMRKKESYSDKFLQHVALNFILAGRDTSSVALSWFFWLVIQNPKVEEKILREICTVLMETRGADMEKWTDEPLGFEEVDRLVYLKAALSETLRLYPSVPEDSKHVVKDDVLPDGTFVPAGSSVTYSIYSAGRLKSTWGEDCMEFRPERWLSLDGTTFIMHDSFKFVAFNAGPRICLGKDLAYLQMKSIAAAVLLRHRLAVVPGHRVEQKMSLTLFMKNGLRVNVYNRDLKGVFATIQNEKEGEIQGKVLNDLKCNGT, from the coding sequence ATGGAAACTTGTACGGCTCTATTACTTTTAACGGCCATAACAGCTTACTTGCTTTGGTTCACCTTCATCTCACGGTCATTGAGAGGCCCACGTGTCTGGCCACTATTGGGCAGTCTACCGGGCCTCATTGAGAATTGTGAACGTATGCATGATTGGATCTGTGACAACCTACGCGCGTGTGGTGGCACGTACCAGACCTGCATCTGTGCAATCCCATTTTTAGCCAAGAAGCAAGGGCTCGTGACCGTCACGTGCGACCCGAGGAATTTGGAGCATATACTAAAGACTCGGTTCGACAATTACCCGAAAGGGCCGACGTGGCAAGCGGTGTTTCATGATTTGTTGGGTGATGGGATCTTTAACTCTGATGGTAACACGTGGGTGTTCCAGCGCAAGACAGCCGCGCTGGAATTCACCACGCGTACTTTGCGCCAAGCCATGGCTAGATGGGTTAGCCGAGCCATTAAGGATCGACTTTGCACGATTTTGAAGAAAGCTGAGGTGCAAGGTGAGCCGGTGGATCTACAAGATGTGATGCTCCGGCTCACTTTTGACAATATTTGTGGCTTGGCTTTTGGAAGAGACCCGCAGACGTGTGCCACGGGTCTGCCTGAAAACGGTTTTGCAGCCGCTTTTGATCGAGCCACTGAAGCCACGCTCCAGCGGTTTATATTACCTGAGGTGTTTTGGAAGGTGAAGAAATGGCTTGGACTTGGTATGGAAGTTGGCTTGAGCCGAAGCCTTGCTTTTGTGGACCAACATTTGTCTAGTGTGATTGAGAAGCGCAAGGTAGAATTGCTGAGTCAGCAGAAAGATGGGTCCCTTCTTCATGATGACTTGCTGACTAGGTTTATGAGGAAGAAAGAATCCTATTCGGACAAGTTTCTTCAACACGTGGCGTTGAACTTCATCCTAGCTGGACGTGACACGTCATCAGTTGCGTTGAGCTGGTTCTTTTGGTTGGTTATTCAGAATCCAAAGGTGGAAGAGAAGATCCTACGCGAGATTTGCACGGTCTTGATGGAGACACGTGGCGCTGACATGGAAAAATGGACAGATGAGCCGTTGGGATTTGAAGAAGTTGACCGTTTGGTTTATCTTAAAGCTGCCTTGTCGGAGACACTAAGGCTGTACCCTTCGGTGCCAGAGGATTCAAAGCATGTGGTGAAGGACGACGTGTTGCCGGATGGAACCTTTGTTCCGGCTGGATCATCGGTGACATATTCGATATATTCAGCAGGGAGGTTGAAGTCTACATGGGGTGAGGATTGCATGGAGTTCAGGCCAGAGAGGTGGTTGTCATTGGATGGGACAACGTTCATCATGCATGACTCTTTCAAGTTTGTTGCATTCAATGCTGGTCCTAGAATATGTTTGGGGAAGGACTTGGCATACCTTCAGATGAAGTCTATTGCTGCTGCTGTGCTTCTCCGTCATCGCCTTGCGGTGGTTCCTGGCCACCGGGTGGAGCAAAAGATGTCACTCACCTTGTTCATGAAAAATGGTCTCAGGGTTAATGTTTACAATAGGGATTTGAAGGGTGTTTTTGCAACTATACAAAATGAAAAGGAGGGAGAGATTCAGGGGAAAGTGTTGAATGATTTGAAATGCAATGGAACTTAG
- the LOC11443407 gene encoding ascorbate transporter, chloroplastic: MAMSGLISNRNFGSFIASGNSYRSQKDISHQRVGISVSGVTVTRCGGCVAKGSLSRCPNATRSHIDSPLEERVSKQIQTFDNKRELFSPLSRQCSRGLNIKLKACKISHCYLSSSTFSSSNVEQRKANKFQVRYKAEEYEFAEPNIDGLQPTDGTGEAILLEGNLLQTSPWWQQFPKRWVIVLLCFTAFLLCNMDRVNMSIAILPMSQQFNWNSATVGLIQSSFFWGYLLTQIAGGIWADKVGGKLVLGFGVVWWSIATVLTPIAAKLGLPYLLVMRAFMGIGEGVAMPAMNNILSKWIPVSERSRSLALVYSGMYLGSVTGLGFSPFLIQKFGWPSVFYSFGSLGSIWFALWLRNAYSTPKDDPNLGDEEKRLILGGNVSKEPVTVIPWKLILSKAPVWALIVSHFCHNWGTFILLTWMPTYYNQVLKFNLTESGLLCVLPWLTMAVFANIGGWIADTLVSKGFSITTVRKIMQSIGFLGPAFFLTQLSNVRTPAMAVLCMACSQGCDAFSQSGLYSNHQDIGPRYAGVLLGLSNTAGVLAGVFGTAATGYILQRGSWNDVFKVSVVLYLIGTLVWNIFSTGEKILD, encoded by the exons ATGGCTATGAGCGGTTTGATTTCCAACCGCAATTTCGGTTCTTTCATTGCCTCAG GGAATTCGTATAGATCACAAAAGGATATTTCACATCAAAGAGTAGGCATTTCGGTTTCTGGTGTAACGGTTACACGGTGTGGTGGTTGCGTAGCGAAGGGTTCTCTTTCAAGATGCCCTAATGCAACACGTTCTCATATTGATTCCCCTTTGGAAGAGAGAGtttcaaaacaaatacaaaCATTCGATAACAAAAGGGAGCTTTTTTCCCCATTATCACGACAATGCAGCCGCGGCTTGAACATCAAATTAAAGGCTTGCAAAATAAGTCATTGTTACCTTTCTTCATCAACCTTTAGCAGTAGCAATGTTGAACAAAGGAAAGCAAATAAGTTTCAAGTTCGTTACAAGGCTGAGGAGTACGAATTTGCAGAACCGAATATAGATGGGCTGCAACCAACTGATGGGACCGGTGAAGCCATTCTTCTGGAAGGAAATCTGCTTCAAACATCTCCTTGGTGGCAGCAGTTTCCTAAGCGATGGGTTATTGTACTGCTATGTTTTACAGCATTCCTGCTTTGTAATATGGATCGT GTAAATATGAGCATAGCAATACTTCCAATGTCTCAACAGTTCAACTGGAACAGTGCAACAGTTGGCCTCATTCAGTCCTCTTTTTTCTGGGGTTATCTACTCACACAG ATTGCTGGTGGCATATGGGCAGACAAAGTTGGTGGGAAGCTAGTACTGGGTTTTGGAGTTGTATGGTGGTCAATTGCAACAGTTTTAACTCCTATTGCTGCAAAACTTGGGCTACCATATCTGCTTGTTATGCGTGCCTTTATGGGAATTGGCGAG GGTGTTGCTATGCCTGCAATGAATAATATTCTTTCCAAGTGGATTCCAGTATCGGAGAGAAGCAGATCACTTGCACTAGTATATAGTGGCATGTACCTTGGTTCTGTCACAGGCTTGGGATTCTCGCCTTTCCTAATCCAAAAATTTGGATGGCCATCTGTGTTCTACTCATTTGGATCACTTGGCAGTATCTGGTTTGCCTTGTGGTTGAGAAAC GCATACAGTACACCAAAGGATGATCCAAATCTTGGGGATGAAGAGAAAAGGCTCATACTTGGAGGCAACGTATCAAAAGAACCTGTGACAGTTATTCCTTGGAAATTGATTTTATCAAAAGCACCTGTCTGGGCTTTAATAGTCTCTCACTTCTGCCACAATTGGGGGACATTTATTCTATTAACCTGGATGCCTACGTACTACAATCAG GTTCTGAAGTTCAACCTCACGGAATCTGGACTATTATGTGTCCTTCCATGGTTAACCATGGCTGTTTTTGCAAATATAGGAGGTTGGATAGCTGACACACTTGTGAGCAAAGGTTTTTCCATAACAACTGTTCGAAAG ATCATGCAATCGATCGGGTTTTTGGGTCCTGCATTTTTTCTTACACAGCTAAGCAATGTCAGAACACCCGCCATGGCAGTATTGTGTATGGCTTGCAGTCAG GGATGTGATGCATTCTCACAATCTGGTCTATATTCCAATCACCAAGACATTGGACCACGCTATGCT GGAGTGTTATTGGGACTATCGAATACCGCAGGAGTGCTTGCCGGTGTCTTTGGTACAGCTGCGACTGGATACATACTCCAACGAG GTTCATGGAATGATGTATTTAAAGTCTCTGTTGTGTTGTACTTAATTGGCACTTTGGTCTGGAATATCTTTTCAACTGGTGAGAAAATTCTTGACTGA